A stretch of the Tardiphaga sp. 709 genome encodes the following:
- a CDS encoding metal-dependent phosphohydrolase: protein MITIPQVTAQALGTFLAQETEGRFRSSHSDLIKLLPFAARLALECIGNSDALYHNIEHTMLVTLVGNDILAGRALQRTTTATDYANFIMACLTHDIGYVRGIIQGDEDGAYVADLTGRKIELPVGSSDAALAPYHVDRSKLFVIERLHAVEEVDAARIARAIEYTRFPYIDATNGGGDDLDEEEGLLLRAADLIGQLGDPNYIRKSNALFHEFEEIGLNKALGYATPADIVYKFPQFYWTNVAPQIQLAIRYLNVTSSGRQWIASLHSNVFRAEREVNLSGPQR from the coding sequence ATGATCACAATTCCTCAAGTGACAGCGCAAGCCCTTGGCACGTTTCTGGCGCAGGAAACCGAAGGTCGCTTCCGCTCCTCACATTCCGATCTGATAAAATTGCTGCCCTTTGCCGCCAGGCTAGCTTTGGAGTGCATCGGAAATAGTGATGCACTCTATCATAATATCGAGCATACCATGCTGGTTACGCTGGTCGGGAACGATATTCTGGCGGGCCGCGCGCTGCAACGGACGACCACCGCAACCGACTATGCGAACTTCATTATGGCCTGCCTGACCCATGACATTGGATATGTGCGGGGCATCATCCAGGGCGATGAAGACGGCGCTTATGTTGCGGACCTTACCGGGCGCAAAATTGAATTGCCGGTTGGATCCTCCGATGCCGCGCTCGCACCCTACCATGTCGACCGCTCAAAGCTCTTTGTGATTGAGAGGCTCCATGCCGTGGAGGAAGTCGACGCCGCCCGGATTGCCCGGGCCATCGAATACACGCGCTTTCCCTACATCGATGCAACAAACGGAGGAGGTGATGACCTCGACGAGGAAGAGGGATTGCTGTTGCGTGCTGCGGATCTGATTGGCCAGCTCGGTGATCCCAATTACATAAGGAAATCAAATGCTCTGTTCCATGAGTTCGAGGAGATCGGACTGAATAAAGCGCTTGGTTATGCAACGCCGGCTGACATCGTCTATAAATTTCCACAGTTCTACTGGACCAACGTTGCACCGCAGATTCAGCTTGCGATACGGTATCTCAATGTTACCTCTAGCGGCCGGCAGTGGATCGCCAGCCTGCACAGCAATGTTTTTCGGGCTGAGCGTGAGGTGAACCTATCAGGACCGCAGAGATAA